From a region of the Nitrospirota bacterium genome:
- the tsf gene encoding translation elongation factor Ts — protein sequence MAGNATLVKELREKTGAGILDCQKALVESGDDIEKAIEHLRQKGLAAAQKKAGRETNEGIISSYIHPGSRIGVLVEVNCETDFVARNDEFQSFVRDLALQIAASNPSFVKREDIPASVVEKEKQIYLAQAKEMGKPEPAWAKIVDGKLEKFYQESCLLEQAFIKDPTVTIKDLLAQKIAKIGENMAIRRFTRYQLGHE from the coding sequence ATGGCAGGCAATGCGACGTTAGTGAAAGAGCTGCGGGAGAAAACCGGCGCCGGCATCCTGGATTGCCAGAAGGCGTTGGTCGAATCCGGCGACGACATCGAAAAAGCCATTGAGCACCTTCGGCAGAAGGGCCTGGCCGCGGCCCAGAAGAAGGCCGGGCGGGAGACGAACGAGGGCATCATTTCCTCGTACATCCATCCGGGCAGCCGGATCGGGGTCTTGGTCGAAGTCAATTGCGAAACGGACTTCGTGGCGCGGAACGACGAGTTTCAGTCCTTCGTCCGGGATCTGGCGTTGCAGATCGCCGCATCCAATCCCTCCTTCGTGAAGCGCGAGGATATTCCGGCGTCCGTCGTCGAGAAAGAGAAGCAGATATACCTGGCGCAGGCCAAGGAAATGGGCAAGCCGGAACCGGCCTGGGCCAAGATCGTCGACGGCAAGCTCGAAAAGTTCTACCAGGAGAGCTGCTTGTTGGAGCAGGCCTTTATCAAGGATCCCACGGTCACGATCAAGGACCTGCTGGCGCAGAAAATCGCCAAGATCGGCGAGAACATGGCTATCCGGCGGTTTACGCGTTATCAACTGGGGCACGAATGA